A part of Thiohalorhabdus sp. Cl-TMA genomic DNA contains:
- a CDS encoding TraR/DksA family transcriptional regulator: MDALAKRLQARLAELDSGHDARTEASGTVDLDQARTGRLTRMDALQQQAMAQASNRRAQLEKQRIRGALQRIESGEYGYCLRCEEPIGVGRLEADPSVTFCIECARAED, encoded by the coding sequence ATGGACGCTTTGGCGAAGCGCCTGCAGGCGCGATTGGCCGAGCTGGACTCCGGCCACGACGCACGCACGGAGGCCTCGGGGACGGTGGACCTGGACCAGGCCCGTACCGGTCGGCTCACGCGCATGGACGCCCTCCAGCAGCAGGCCATGGCCCAGGCGAGCAACCGCCGCGCCCAGCTGGAGAAGCAGCGCATCCGCGGCGCCCTGCAGCGAATCGAATCGGGCGAGTACGGCTACTGCCTGCGCTGTGAGGAGCCCATAGGCGTCGGGCGTCTGGAAGCGGACCCCTCGGTCACTTTCTGCATCGAATGCGCGCGCGCCGAGGATTGA
- a CDS encoding DsrE family protein gives MRTILRAGGLAVLLLLACWPVQAPAEAAYDDSAALKGVTEGKGVFLVDIGDPRKLGLYLNLIPGTYRNLADQGAEPDFVLTFIGPSVKFLTKDSDSLRALEHEAALKRVRQGIDKLRALDNVRLEVCNVALEVTGTDADKLLPGLEIVRDGFVSMIGYQEQGYHLVPVY, from the coding sequence ATGCGGACTATCCTGCGGGCGGGCGGACTGGCGGTTCTGTTGTTGCTGGCGTGCTGGCCGGTCCAGGCTCCGGCGGAGGCGGCCTACGACGATTCGGCCGCGCTGAAGGGCGTGACGGAAGGCAAGGGCGTCTTTCTGGTGGACATCGGCGACCCCCGGAAGCTGGGGCTGTATCTGAACCTGATCCCGGGGACCTACCGAAACCTGGCCGATCAGGGCGCCGAGCCGGACTTCGTGCTCACCTTCATCGGACCGTCCGTGAAGTTCCTGACCAAGGACAGCGACAGCCTGCGGGCCCTCGAGCATGAAGCGGCGCTGAAGCGGGTCCGGCAGGGGATCGACAAGCTGCGCGCCCTGGACAACGTGCGTCTGGAAGTGTGCAACGTCGCCCTGGAGGTTACGGGAACCGATGCCGACAAGCTGCTTCCGGGCCTGGAGATCGTGCGTGACGGATTCGTGTCCATGATCGGCTACCAGGAGCAAGGCTACCACCTGGTCCCCGTCTACTGA
- a CDS encoding transcriptional regulator, with protein MYRKDLILMLRDNPMGVGELAQALGMRGKDVADELTHLRQSLRNEPYRLEVIPAVCRKCGFTFSADKLTKPGKCPECRGTWIHEPRVWIVAA; from the coding sequence ATGTACCGCAAGGACCTGATCCTGATGCTGCGGGATAATCCCATGGGCGTGGGCGAGCTGGCCCAGGCCCTGGGGATGCGCGGCAAGGACGTGGCGGACGAGCTGACGCACCTGCGCCAGAGCCTCCGCAACGAGCCGTACCGCCTGGAGGTAATTCCGGCCGTCTGCCGAAAGTGCGGCTTCACCTTCTCCGCCGACAAGCTCACCAAGCCCGGGAAATGCCCCGAGTGCCGGGGCACCTGGATCCACGAGCCCCGCGTGTGGATAGTGGCCGCGTGA